The sequence TAATCAATGAATGAATGCCCCTTTTAATTCTTGCAAATCATTATTCATTTAATTGAGGGTAATTAAGGGTAACTTTatagatcaatattattattattattattattattattatcattattattatttttatcactgttattattatcgggaattttaaatgaattaataTTACTCTACCCTTTTTACTCATATCCTCATcgttattaggaaaaaaaatactattttgacaTGAAATCAAATTTCAAAAGCCAATTTTGAAATCAAACCATATTTCAAGACAATTTTTATATGCAATCAAATTTCAAAAGCcaatttagaaatgaaattatttcaaaatccaaattagaaattaaatcaaatttcaacagccaattttgaaattaaatcaaaTTTCAAAAGCCAATTTTGACATGAATAAAATTTCAAAAGCCAATATCAACATGGATTCAAATTTCAAAAAGCAATTTTAATATGAAatcaaatttaatataattttttttcaaccaAATTATCCCACTCTTCTTcaccaaatagaaaaaaataaaaataaaaaggatagaAGAAAGAAACGTTTGAGATACAGCATTAATAAGGCTTAACCCTCAACACTAATCCTTTCCTCTAACGTTAATAACAACGTTTTTGATATCAAACGCcgcaaaattttaattaaaatctttTGGTGGAAACTTAACCTTTAATCTCCCATGGCGATATTATGGTTTAGAGGGGGCGAACTCCCCCCTCcgattatttataagaaaaatatttgaacCTGAAGCTAAGGGACCAAGGGTCCTACACAGGGCCCTGGGTAATGTTCAAAATTACACCTGAGCCAAGAAAATGAATTTTGACTAATTTTGGGACATTGTAAGAGCAGAGATTCGTTTTTAGTTTTGGGAAAGTGGGTTCAAGATTTATTAAGATAAAATACACAATCATGTATATTGTGGTTTGAACAGATACAATGTatccaaaaatgaaaatatatactatatattattttgGAAAGCAGGCCCCAGATTTTCCAAGTTGAAATATATAATTCAGATGTTTGGAGTTTGAATATTTatacaatcttaaaaaaaaaaaaaattctaatatcatatataaatacactgtatattataaaaatattattttatttaatttttttttttggtgtcaacTACATAACTCcaaataattaaaaagatatatatattatatatatttatatatatatatatatattatatgtatatatatatatatatatatataaatacagtatatatatatataatatacacatgtatataatccAGATGATTGGGATTCTAATATAGATAAATCTATTCAATTTAATTCaagcatttaatatatatttatttcaatatttttttttcatttagttttcaaATTTGATTgaacagaaataataatattaccattagaCTAAAATTTTTTACACACACCAGTTATTATCAAATATCATAAACCTTTACATGGTTGAAACTAAATAGCCtacataattaataaaagaaaaatgaagagcAAAAGTTGTATATGCacgtacataatgtatatatatatatatatatatatatgtatatatacatatatatatatatatatatacatacatacacatatatacatacacatatatatactgtgtatatatatatatatatatatatatttatatatatatatatgcattcatcatATCTTTTACACAAAGAAGACTCGAGCTTGCTCTGTTACGATACAGCAGCAACACCACCACCGCcaccgccaccaccaccaccaccaccaacaacaacaacaacaacaaaaacaacaacaacaataataataataataataataataataatataaagaacttGATGTTCATGAGATCTGCTCAgcccctcccttctccctcccccccccaaaaaaaaaaataataataataaaggtagtcGACATAAACGAGGCCATAGAGCAGAGGTAACAGTTTTATAAGAATTCAGATCACTCCTCCAATATCGCACAAGAATCCTCATCACTTACTTTCATAAGGAGTATGAAaacggaggaagaagaagaggaagagaggaaaatGAGGAGACAAGATGATATGAAAGGGTTAGATAAGATGTAGAAGAAGACGAAGAATGTTGCCATATATTAgtgtgttaaaaataataataataataataataataataataataataataataataataataataagaagaagaagaagaagaagaagaagaagaataagaagaataagatgATATGAAGGAGTTAAAAAAAGAGGTGTTGCTATACAGTAGGGTGTTAAACACAATTGGGAGGGATAATGGAGCGGATGGCTAAAAATACAGCATGTAGGAAAATACAGTAGGAATTGGCGATACTATAATAGATTAAAatacagcacagagagagagagagagagagagagagagagagagagagagaacggggtgGTGAAAATACGTTGGTGTAAAAAATCAAAGTTCAAAATACAGTAGATGTTGAAAGTATAAAGCAAAAAAAATACAAGTGAGAATAGAGTAGATGGTGAAATTTGAGTGAAAGGAGATAATGGATGGTGGATATACAATtaaggaagaaaataagaaaaggtaaAAATACAAGTGACTGAGCATACAAGATGCCAAAAATACAttagaggatgataataataataataataataataataataataataatcataataataatagtaataataataacgataataataaaaatggtagagataaataccagaaaaaaatcacgagaatgataaaagaaataaacaatataaaccgtaaaaataagaaaataataataaacataattaagACAGTATATaaccctcttttctctctctctctctctctctctctctctcatatcgtaaaggagagagaaagaaagatagggagagagggagagaaaaaggggcCATTCTGGACACTACTaaaaccctccccctcccccttcacaTCCAAGGGGACAACCCCCTTCCCCTTTCAAATCTTTATCACCTACCAAGAAATTCCATCTTCTAACACCTCcatctccccttccccctccccccaccactaACAGTCACCACCTCTTCCGCCCCATTCTCGGAGACCTTCTTCgtcaagaatatgagagagagagagagagagagagagagagagagaatcatacatgtgcatatatgtatatatatatatctatatatatatatatatatatatacaataacatatatatgctgtatatatatatatatatatatgtacatatgtatatatatatatatatatatacacaataacatatgtatgtatatatatatatatatacacacatatatatttacatataatatatatatatatataaatataaacacacacatatacatataaccaCTCAGTATTTACTGACATATCCTAAAAAGTtcatcaaaacagagagagagagagagagagagagagagagagagagagagagtctcgtaaaaaagaagagaagaagagctAAACCTTTAAAGCACACATCCAGACCTCATCACGGCCAGGGAGCCACTGAAAGGCCGGGCCTTGGAACCATCGCCTATATATCACCGTCTTAGGCCAGTATGGATATATTCACAAAGGATCAGTGTGACTTATGTAGACTTATAGTGACTTATGTCTCTACggctgacttgagagagagagagagagagagagagagagagagagagtgctctccCTTCTCCCATGATTCCTTGTTGGGTCTTATGACATCTTTATGGGCGATTAGTAAAAAGGAACTAACAGTTGGGTTTATCTttcaagtatacatatacatatgtagctgtatatgtatatctaaatttactgtatatatatatatatatatatattatatatatatatatatatatatataaatatatatatatatgcatatatatatatacatatatatatatatatatatatatatatggtgacaaaCGAATACTTTTCATTCGCTCCTATCTCATTTTCCTCTCATTTTTGTGGTTTTCACTTATTCTTGATCCTTCTTGTCCTAAACTTTGACGATTGAGAATCAGGTTCCACGTGAAAATGGATTCCCATGAAAACTTATTaccgttgcttgagggtacactcaggcacactattctaccttattttttttttcttatgtctttTTTAAAGTGttcacatatgaaagatctaatctaatgttgttgctttgtcttaaaatatcttttggtacaatttggaaatcataagagttccattattattattattattattattattattattattattattattattattattattattattaatacaacctagttaactataagcccaaggactccaacagggaaaaatagcccagtgatgaaaggagacaaggaaataaactataagagaagtaatgaacaatcaaaataaaagattttaagaacagtaacaacattaaaacagatctttcctctataaactataaaaactttaaaaaaaaaacaaaaaaaaaaagagaaataagatgtaagcAAGAGGAAAAAACACATAGTTCTttattaaataaaagttaaaacaaaACTATCGTCAGAAATCAGATTATTCCTGAGAAATAATTCCAAAGAGGTCTAACCCTATACACGTTGATAACATAATCTAATCGGTTGATGGTTGTAGGGAAGAACATAAACTATCACTGACACCATGTTGTTTGAAATCAATATTGAAAATACCATGTTATCAACATGGTCTTTAGAAATGGAGTCAAGTTCCTTTTTAAATGTACTGTTATTAACAAAAGCCATTATTTAAGAGGGTAATTTATTAACAACACGGACTTAATCATGAAGAATTTAGCAATAATAGGTTACACACTGTTATCAACAGAATGCAATTTAACCCTAAACAATCTATCATTAAATAATGGAATTTACTCTTTAGCATTGTCTTTAACAGACTACACACTTCGTCATCAGAATTCAATTTAATCATGAATAATGTGATATTAACAGGCTATTATGAGTAAGGTGTCATTAAAAGACTTCACACTGATATTAACAGAATGCTATCTAATCATTAGCACTTTATCATCAACTTAACACAATTTAATCTTGAAAAAATTTGGCATTAACTGGTTGCACACTGTTATCAACAGAATGTAATTTAATCCTAAACAATTTATCATTAACAGCATAGAATTTACTCAAGAGCATTGGGTCTTGAAAAGACGACACACTTCATCATCAGAATGCAATTTAATCACGAGCAGTGTGTCATTAATAGGATATCATGAATAATGTGTTATTAACAGACTACACACTGTTTTCAACAGAATGCAATTTAATCATGAACAATGTGTCATTAACAGACTATTATGAGTAATATGTCATTAACAGGTGACACTCTGTTATTAACTGCATGCTATTTAATCACGTGTCATTAACAGGCTATCAagagtagcttagcaagtaataataataataacgtgtcaTCAACGGGGTACACACTGTTATCAACAGAATGCAATTTAATCATGAGCAATGGGTCATTAACAGGGTTACACACTGTTATCAACAGAATGCAATTTAATCAAGAGCAATGTATCATTAACAGGGTTACACAATGTTATCAACAGAATGCAATTTAATCAAGAGCAATGTATCATTAACAGGGTTACACAATGTTATCAACAGAATGCAATTTAATCAAGAGCAATGTATCATTAACAGGGTTACACAATGTTATCAACAGAATGCAATTTAATCATGCGTCATTAACATCATATTTACTCACTTATAGACTGCCCTCTTATCAGCTTCGAACTGCGCCTGATCGTGGTATCCATGATGGTCGGGAGGCAAGGGCTGCTGTCCAGATAGGCACTGTTCATGGGCGGGCTGTGGGTTACTGGGATGGGCGGCAGGGGGCACAACAGGCTGGGGCGTGGGCGCCGTGGCACCCCCGACCCCTGTGGCCCCAGCAGAGGGGGGTCCCCCACCGCCACCCCCCTGCTCCGGGTAGCCCGCTGTCATCATTCTGAACTAGTGCACGACCACTCGAACACAccacgcgcacgcacgcacgcacaccaACGTTAATCAGCCCGACACGGCCTGGGGGAGAGGGGAGAGAAGGGGAACACAGGCAAAGATTAGTTGATTGTCGTGATtgtgatataaataatattgataaatattaagggcaaaactttaataaaaatatttgaaattttcatcaaataaacacaaatatactgtatatacagtacatagaagcTTTGTAAATATAAGATATGCatgcatacaataataataataataataataataataataataataattataatagtaatttgaTACATTCTCATCAAAGAaacacctatatacatacatatatatatatatatatatattaatgtagcggagagagagagagagagagagagagagagagaaataattccatatgaataaaattccCGATAtgcaggaataaaaaagaaaaaaaatttacaccCTAAAAAACCCAACTATTAATGtagcgggggagagagagagagagagagagagagagagagagagatgctacccCATCTaatcaaattattaaataattaattgaGTTGTAATCATGGATGTTAATCACACAATTATTTCACTAATTCGGATctttaactgtaaaaaaaaaataaaacaaaaaaaaatttataaccaATTTCCCGTCAGTAAACcaattattaattcaattttaaatgGGATTTTCAACACTTTCGACTTAATGCTTTTAGAGCTGCGATTAAAAggctgaaaaagtaaaaaaaaaaaaaaaaaaaaaaaaatatgcctctCTAAAAAGGGTTTTGCCTCgtgattaattattttctttttaatggtaTGATTTTCCAAGGGGGAGGGGGAGGCGCTTCCCGTGACTTTTAGGTGGTTTTGTGTTTGTTCTTGTGTTTCTTGCTGTAagttcatacatatgtatgtaggcTAGTCCTTATAGGACAAGACATAatgttttcttaaaacattttattataattgttcattactccatatatcgtttatttatttcccaatttcctttcctcactgggctattttttcctgcttaagcccttgggcttatagcatgttgcttttctatCTAaggttgtaaaataataataataataataataataataatatgcctattggaaacgttcctgtatGCCGAACTCCTGGACGTTgacggggttcgagacccgctcaagttcgatagtatttcttgtagtgtttgcaaccgcCCTAtttttgtgaggtaaggataggatAATTGGGGGTGCatttaggtctacatgctgagtcatagcCATTGCTTAGCTTGATTGCAtgaattgacctttgaccttgacattccaaaatgtaatcatttccagcgttttgcataacagttaatccatggaagtttaattactctacgattaaaattgtggccaggaaggtactgtattcacaaacaagcacacaaacttGGGGCTTTTAAAATATAactttccaacttcattggcggaggtaaaaatatccCAAACCTCAGAGACTTCCATCAAAATTAGATATTATTTTGGCTTCCTGCAGGTAACCTCtaaccatgtaataataataataataataacaataacaacaacaacaataataataataataataataataataataataataataaagtctagcAGCCATGAAAATAAGATTGGAGGAAATTTTGAGACTTGTATTTTACGAGGAAAATTTGGTTTCAAAATATGAGAATATTTAAAGGGAAATGACCCGACTTCGACGTGGTGGAGTCAGGCTGGAATTTTGGGAATTGGAATTTTCTTTATTCCCTGCTTTAGTTCCTTTAAAAACAACGGAATTTCACCATTTCTAGagtgaaaataaacaaaatctttattttcgGCTTTAGTTCCTTTAAAATCCACGGAATTTCACCATTTCTAGAGTGACAATGAACAAAATCTTCATTCCCTGCTTTAGTTCCTATAAAAAAACCGGAAGTTCACCATTTCTAGAGTGAAAATAAACAAATTCTTTATTCTCTGCTTTAGTTCCTTTATAAACAACGGAATTTCACCATTTCTAGAGTGAAAATGAATAAAATCTTCATTCCCTGCTTTAGTTCCTATAAAAACAACGGAATTTCACCATTTCTAGagtgaaaataaacaaaatctttattCTCTGCTTTAGTTCCTTTAAAAAACAATGGAATTTCACCATTTCTAGAGTGAAAACGAACAAAATGTTTATTCTCTGCTTTGTTCCTCTAAAAACAACGGAAATTCACCATTTCTAGAGTGACAATGAACAAAATCTTATTCACTGCTTTAGTTCCTTTAAAAACAACGGAATTTCACCATTTCTAGAGTGAAAACGAACAAAATCTTCATTCACTGCTTTAGTTCCTTTAAAAACAACGGAATTTCACCATTTCTAGagtgaaaataaacaaaatctttattCTCTGCTTTAGTTCCTAAAAAAACACGGAATTTCACCATTTCTAGagtgaaaataaacaaaatctttattCTCTGCTTTAGTTCCTTTAAAAACAACGGAATTTCACCATTTCTAGAGTGATAATGAACAAAATCTTTATTCTCTGCTTTAGTTCCTTTAGAAACAATGGAATTTCACCATTTCTAGAGTGAAAACGAACAAAATCTTTATTCACTGCTTTAGTTTCTTTAAAAACAACGGAATTTCACCATTTCTAGAGTGACAATGAACAAAATCTTCATTCCCTGCTTTAGTTCCTTTAAAAACAACGGAATTTCACCATTTCTAGagtgaaaataaacaaaatctttattCTCTGCTTTAGTTCCTTTAGAAACAACGGAATTTCACCATTTCTagagtaataatgaataaaatcttTATTCTCTGCTTTAGTTCTTTTAAAAAAGAACGGAATTTCACCATTTCTAGAGAGACAATGAACAAAATCTTTATTCTCTGCTTTAGTTCCTTTAAAAAACAACGGAATTTCACCATTTCTAGAGAGACAATGAACAAAATCTTTATTCTCTGCTTTCGTTCCTTTATAAACAAGGGAATTTGACCATTTCTAGAGTGAAAATTAACAAAATCTTTATTCTCTGCTTTAGTTTCTTTAAAAACAACGGAATTTCACCATTTCTAGAGTGACAATGAACAAAATCTTTTATTCTCTGCTTTCGTTCCTTTATAAACAAGGGAATTTGACCATTTCTAGAGTGAAAATTAACAAAATCTTTATTCTCTGCTTTAGTTCCTTTAAAAAACAACGGAATTTCACCATTTCTAGAGAGACAATGAACAAAATCTTTATTCTCTGCTTTCGTTCCTTTATAAACAAGGGAATTTGACCATTTCTAGAGTGAAAATTAACAAAATCTTTATTCTCTGCTTTAGTTCCTTTAAAAACAACGGAATTTCACCATTTCCAGAGTGACAATGAACTAATTCTTTATTCTAGAGCTTAGTTCCTTTAAAAAATGGAAGTGACAATGAACAAATTCTTTATTCTCTGCTTTGGTTCCttcaaaaaataaaatgtaatttcgACATCTCTAGCGTGAAAATTAACAATTCCATAACTCTTCTGTCTACTATATTTAAAAATTCGAGCTGATTTTCGCCACCTGAATCAAGAAAACGAACAAAACCTCTGCCAAAATAGACATGGTTTCTCACTGAAAGAAAAAACTTTGACCTAAGAAAATCCCAACAAACGCCAACACATTCATCTCCACCGTTTCCAAAACAAAACAGCTTTCCGTCCACCTCACAGTAGCAATGAACGTCACCTGAAACAGTTTCCCGCGATCTGAATACCAAAACTGAACGAGCCCTAGACATCTATACCCTCCCAAAACAAAACTTCTTTTCGCCAACTGAATAGTGAAAATGAACACCTAGCTGTATGGGGAATGGGGTAACGTGGGTAGGGGAAAGGGGGGATGGTTCCTACCCTTTCCCAAAACAGGCCCTTCCTCGTTTCAATAGGCAAATAGATCTGTATGGGCTGACTTCCCCCTGTTCAAATATCTGCCGCTCTGACCTTTCTTGCACATAGGTTTCTATTTCAaagcagaattctctctctctctctctctctctctctctctctctctctctctctcattttacgtcTATATTAAAGAATTAATCAGTAGTTTTACTATTACAATTCTTACACGCATCTATCTATCGAAAATTTTCCGTGAGCCATCTCCtcaaagggcctctctctctctctctctctctctctctctctctctctcggggtgtaATGGCCTCGTAACTTGCCTAAATTAAAGCGGGTCTGTGGGCTAACACTCAGACACTAATTCTCATACAAcattatctgctctctctctctctctctctctctctctctctctctctctctctaaagaagccTTTATCACCCCTATGTCACTTATTCCTTTTTTTCCGAGTAATATCGGGATCATGAAGCAGGCCAGGAGATTTGATCTTCCTTTGTCTGCGTTTCCTCTTGTTTCTGTGTCTCCTTTGTTTCTTTTCTTGTTCTTACTTTATCAAgtgtttcttgtttatttattcaatttattatcgTTTACTGTATTTACTTTCACTTTTGTGATTATTATGATTTCTCTTCTAAAGTGATTAACTTCGTGGTTTTccagatatactgtacacacacacatatatgtatatatatatatatatatatatatatgtatatatatacacacacatatatacatgtgtatgtatgtatgtatgtatgtaagtatatatatgtttgtgtatatatatacaacacacacacaaacacacacacacacacatatatatatgtatgtatatatatatatatatatatatatatattacttgattaCCTGACCATTGATGTATTTCTAAATGATAAGACTGCTACACAATATCTCATATCTGTTTATTCGTCTATCAATCTATTCAAcaaaatctcataaaaaaaaaaaactgctgttgGTCTGTGCTTGGACGGGTGACCAGGGGGATATACCAAAAACTATTCTCAAATGAATCCCCTGACTATCTCTGATTCAGGGTGGGGGTCGCTACCATACTacaaaaaactgatatatatatatatatatatatatatatatgtatatatatacacatacattatattcatatgcatacatatatataacaaacataccTACATACTTTCATTGTCATATTTATCCTTAATCACTGAATCGTGAATCAATCACCCATAATTCCACAATATCACTATACCAAGATTTGCTATATTTCATACAGCAATTTATTCAATCTTATATTTCAATTTCTATAACTTTCCTTTTCCTAAAAATTGTACATAGGTGTTATCGAATGTAAAGTAATATACGCATTTCTTAAAAGTaattagcaatctctctctctctctctctctctctctctctctctctctctcttccatacacCCTTTATACGTCGTTCTTAGTTTTATTCTCAGTCTTTATTGCTCGTTTCACGTGTGCTCTCCCTCGTGCTTTATGTGTCCATCTATCTCTTCCTCCCTGtatttatcacctctctctctctctctctctctctctctctctctctctctccatcttaatGAAGCGTACCTCAATTTCCTCACTTTTCTTTTCTtacagtgactctctctctctctctctctctcgtctctctctctctctctctctcctcttttatcCCTGATACTCCATCTACATATATATCTTCAGTTCTTTATTGGCTTCTGTAATCCTCACCATCGTCGTTCACTTTTGCCTATG comes from Palaemon carinicauda isolate YSFRI2023 chromosome 19, ASM3689809v2, whole genome shotgun sequence and encodes:
- the LOC137658982 gene encoding homeobox protein PKNOX2-like, whose protein sequence is MMTAGYPEQGGGGGGPPSAGATGVGGATAPTPQPVVPPAAHPSNPQPAHEQCLSGQQPLPPDHHGYHDQAQFEADKRAVYKHPLFPLLALLFEKCELATQSSDSVSSDSFNLDIQAFVQHQERDRKPFLMNDPEVDGLVAGVDSRVSICWLFLMIVDGP